A window of Ignavibacterium sp. contains these coding sequences:
- a CDS encoding NAD(P)/FAD-dependent oxidoreductase — MQKYNIVIYGLTEAALVCANSAHKTYPDKNIALVSPDNDKKFILLLAENLASTSDGRISLFNKAITARETNNLIFGDSEVISFDKLVIATGSSPIKPNIEGIDKEGVFLIDKDFQNINRIKKLALKSEKIVVFGGGYLGVEFADELLREGKSVTIVERSNRLLPSSFDAEISLSAQSIIESQGGIVILNNKVKEVIGNDKIEAVKLRNEETLNCDFLMISSGSRPNVEVAEKLKIVFDYDRGILIDDYFRTSDKDIFAIGDCAAKFDFFRGDLCSFLMQSLKLQEAELVGSNLYSVIYNRGKLTSYLTYQKRLLGRIKNRENNYEKSHLSLRPLQS; from the coding sequence CATATCCCGATAAAAACATCGCTCTTGTATCCCCTGACAATGATAAAAAGTTTATTCTTTTGTTAGCTGAAAATCTGGCTTCAACTTCAGATGGACGTATTTCACTTTTCAATAAAGCAATAACTGCCCGAGAAACAAATAACCTCATATTTGGTGATAGCGAAGTGATTAGCTTCGATAAACTTGTTATTGCAACTGGCTCTTCACCTATCAAACCCAATATTGAAGGTATTGATAAAGAAGGCGTATTTCTTATTGACAAAGATTTTCAGAACATAAACCGGATAAAAAAGCTTGCATTAAAATCTGAGAAGATAGTCGTATTTGGTGGCGGCTATTTGGGTGTTGAATTTGCGGATGAACTTTTGCGTGAAGGAAAGTCAGTAACGATTGTTGAAAGATCAAATCGTCTTTTGCCTTCATCATTTGATGCTGAGATAAGTTTATCGGCACAAAGTATAATTGAGTCTCAGGGTGGCATTGTTATTCTTAACAATAAAGTAAAAGAAGTGATCGGAAACGATAAAATAGAAGCTGTTAAACTTAGAAATGAAGAAACATTAAACTGCGACTTTCTTATGATTTCATCCGGTAGCAGACCAAATGTAGAAGTAGCCGAAAAACTGAAAATAGTTTTTGATTATGATCGCGGGATTTTAATTGACGATTATTTCCGTACATCAGACAAAGACATCTTTGCAATTGGTGATTGCGCTGCAAAGTTTGATTTCTTCAGAGGTGACTTGTGCAGTTTTCTTATGCAGTCACTTAAACTTCAGGAAGCAGAACTTGTTGGCTCGAATCTTTACTCGGTAATTTACAATCGTGGTAAACTTACATCATATTTAACTTATCAGAAAAGATTACTTGGGAGAATAAAAAATCGGGAGAATAATTATGAAAAAAGTCATTTATCTCTGCGGCCGTTGCAAAGTTGA
- a CDS encoding NifB/NifX family molybdenum-iron cluster-binding protein, translated as MKIAVHTTDGGKHIANPFVRSGGFLVYDVDKWEIKNCHYCPEKTLDQLIEAKDVAEWDAIISRGLPREIKSQLEQMGKEVMITFSDSPQNALRAFLSNKMQEEMIH; from the coding sequence ATGAAAATTGCAGTTCATACAACAGACGGTGGGAAGCATATTGCAAATCCATTTGTAAGATCAGGCGGTTTTCTTGTTTATGATGTTGACAAATGGGAAATTAAAAACTGTCATTACTGCCCTGAAAAAACTCTTGATCAGTTGATTGAGGCAAAAGATGTTGCTGAGTGGGATGCAATAATCTCGAGAGGATTGCCCAGGGAAATAAAAAGTCAACTTGAGCAAATGGGCAAAGAAGTTATGATAACTTTTAGCGATTCGCCACAAAATGCGCTCAGGGCATTTTTGAGTAATAAAATGCAGGAAGAGATGATTCATTAA
- a CDS encoding cytidine/deoxycytidylate deaminase family protein codes for MSNKKRPSWDEYFLKLAMLASERATCPRMHCGCVLVKDRFVLATGYNGSLPGQPHCEDVGCLIVDNHCVRTNHAEMNALIQAARHGVNTTGATAYITNMSCTTCAKALIAAGIKRVVVFSDFHDTLATQFYTDAGVEIVKLPMPDRVINYDIENYSSAKKTEKSK; via the coding sequence ATGTCAAACAAAAAACGACCTTCGTGGGATGAGTATTTTCTGAAACTTGCAATGCTTGCCTCAGAAAGAGCAACCTGTCCGAGAATGCATTGCGGATGTGTATTGGTAAAAGACAGATTCGTTCTGGCAACTGGTTACAATGGTTCATTGCCCGGACAACCACATTGCGAAGATGTAGGATGTCTTATAGTTGATAATCATTGCGTGAGAACCAACCACGCTGAAATGAACGCACTTATTCAGGCAGCGAGACACGGTGTTAATACAACCGGTGCAACTGCTTACATCACTAATATGTCCTGCACAACTTGTGCAAAGGCATTGATTGCAGCCGGAATAAAAAGAGTTGTTGTGTTCTCTGATTTTCACGATACACTTGCAACGCAATTTTACACTGATGCAGGAGTTGAAATAGTAAAGCTTCCGATGCCCGACAGAGTAATCAATTATGATATT